A part of Paenibacillus sp. 481 genomic DNA contains:
- a CDS encoding GerAB/ArcD/ProY family transporter — MVERIHISALQLGYLIFSFLSGFSTLYLLQLKIIDADAWMSILFGTCGGIVLAAMLIYIQTQYPGRQIFDYSEQIVGKWLAKLFTLWLVYYTAQLCILSSKALTAFYSTAIMPRTPSYVFSVSIFIVSTYAVYLGIEAIARAVQVVLPVTVISLLILNLLIFKIVDTNPFLPAFQSKFNEIVYATLFSFAFPFSKIIVFAALFGYVKHQKKLIRSSILALLLSGVYLFAATYLTLGSVGAYLSSIKTYPYFTSLSMIRIGDDIERFEISAIGFWTMFVIFEVIIAQYVVVKGLRYLFALKQSKWLNVPIALLLFAISEKSFSQSSTDIVDFEYTILPFAAVIPTIVIPIVLFLVTLVKKGLHAKSTKTGN, encoded by the coding sequence ATGGTGGAACGTATTCACATCTCAGCGTTACAGCTCGGATATCTCATTTTTTCATTTTTGTCTGGATTTTCCACGTTATATTTACTTCAGCTTAAAATTATTGATGCCGATGCCTGGATGTCCATTTTATTCGGTACATGTGGTGGAATCGTCTTGGCGGCGATGCTTATTTATATTCAAACCCAATACCCGGGAAGGCAAATTTTCGATTATTCCGAACAAATTGTCGGCAAGTGGCTCGCCAAATTGTTTACTTTATGGTTGGTCTATTACACAGCGCAGCTTTGTATTCTTTCGAGCAAAGCGTTAACCGCTTTTTATTCGACAGCAATCATGCCACGCACGCCGAGCTATGTATTTAGCGTATCTATCTTTATTGTGTCGACTTACGCCGTTTATTTAGGGATTGAAGCAATTGCAAGAGCTGTACAAGTCGTATTACCGGTAACGGTCATTTCGTTGCTCATCCTAAACTTATTAATTTTCAAAATTGTGGACACGAACCCGTTTCTGCCCGCTTTTCAAAGCAAATTCAATGAAATCGTCTACGCCACTTTGTTCAGCTTTGCATTTCCGTTCAGTAAAATCATTGTCTTTGCCGCTTTATTTGGTTATGTGAAGCATCAAAAAAAGTTAATACGCAGTTCGATTCTTGCTTTGCTATTATCAGGAGTTTATTTATTTGCGGCTACTTATTTAACACTGGGGTCAGTCGGCGCTTATTTGTCCTCGATCAAAACGTATCCGTACTTCACCTCACTAAGCATGATTAGAATCGGAGATGACATTGAACGCTTTGAAATTAGCGCGATCGGGTTCTGGACGATGTTTGTCATATTTGAGGTCATTATTGCTCAATACGTGGTTGTGAAGGGGTTGCGCTACTTATTTGCGCTTAAACAATCAAAGTGGCTTAATGTACCCATCGCTCTACTGCTGTTTGCAATAAGCGAAAAAAGCTTTTCCCAAAGCTCTACTGATATTGTCGATTTTGAATATACGATACTCCCATTTGCTGCGGTCATACCGACGATTGTAATTCCGATTGTGTTGTTCCTTGTCACGCTAGTCAAAAAGGGATTACATGCAAAATCAACAAAGACTGGAAACTAA
- a CDS encoding aspartyl-phosphate phosphatase Spo0E family protein, producing the protein MCLLHYASDGEDVLRYKIDSLRSQLANAVSEYNSFTAGPVVQLSQALDIYILESQQKQSKKGRK; encoded by the coding sequence ATGTGTTTGTTGCATTATGCGAGCGATGGTGAGGACGTATTAAGGTATAAGATTGATAGCCTTAGAAGTCAGTTAGCGAATGCGGTGAGCGAATATAACAGTTTTACGGCTGGACCAGTGGTCCAATTAAGCCAAGCACTAGACATTTATATTTTAGAATCTCAACAGAAACAATCTAAAAAAGGGAGGAAGTGA
- a CDS encoding S41 family peptidase translates to MHNNGMIELFLLHVIILKMGEEAMELQFEQVSDLCTRLAERIQTIYIFPEVADQLASRLIQLPESEHKDSFSNITREALFLIINQELLAISEDKHLRLISTPDFMKKEASEEDEAAQEARELAEAMHHNYGLYRIERLEDNIGYLDLRRFASAPHASESIAAAFTLLQHTDALIIDVRNNGGGYPDTVAFICSYLLDYPTHLETFYTRSDVETIQTWTVPIHPSRKYPLENPVYVLTSGKTFSAAEQFTYDLKNLKRATIVGEQTKGGAHPGSIHRMTDDICIVIPNGRPVSPITNTNWEKVGVTPDMVVSSEDALDVAYQEALRVVRSKRDTKQQSEQLLEA, encoded by the coding sequence ATGCATAATAATGGTATGATTGAACTGTTTTTATTGCATGTGATCATACTTAAAATGGGGGAAGAAGCAATGGAATTGCAATTCGAACAAGTAAGTGATCTATGTACACGTTTGGCTGAACGTATTCAAACTATTTATATCTTTCCAGAAGTTGCAGACCAACTCGCTAGCCGGCTGATCCAGTTACCAGAAAGCGAGCACAAAGATTCATTTTCGAACATAACGCGGGAAGCGTTGTTCCTAATCATTAATCAAGAGCTGCTGGCCATAAGTGAGGATAAGCATTTAAGACTCATTAGCACCCCGGATTTTATGAAAAAAGAGGCAAGTGAAGAGGACGAAGCAGCTCAGGAAGCACGTGAACTTGCGGAAGCCATGCATCATAATTATGGGCTGTACCGTATCGAAAGACTAGAAGACAATATCGGCTATCTCGATTTGCGACGTTTTGCCTCCGCCCCACATGCGTCTGAAAGTATTGCGGCCGCGTTTACGCTCTTGCAGCATACAGATGCCTTAATTATTGATGTACGAAACAACGGCGGGGGATATCCCGACACCGTTGCCTTCATTTGCAGTTATCTTCTGGATTACCCTACACATTTGGAAACGTTCTATACTCGATCCGATGTAGAAACGATTCAAACTTGGACGGTTCCGATTCACCCTTCACGTAAGTATCCGCTTGAGAATCCTGTTTATGTGTTAACAAGTGGAAAGACGTTTTCAGCAGCAGAGCAATTTACGTATGACCTGAAAAATCTAAAGCGCGCGACCATTGTAGGCGAGCAAACAAAAGGCGGTGCTCATCCAGGTTCGATCCATCGAATGACGGATGACATTTGCATCGTTATTCCAAATGGTAGACCGGTTAGCCCCATTACGAATACGAACTGGGAAAAAGTTGGGGTTACGCCTGATATGGTGGTGAGCAGCGAGGATGCGCTCGACGTGGCGTATCAGGAGGCGCTGCGAGTCGTTCGCAGCAAACGGGATACGAAGCAGCAGAGCGAACAGCTGCTAGAGGCGTAA
- a CDS encoding helix-turn-helix domain-containing protein, with amino-acid sequence MPTASMQSMTLGDLIKKYRLDSFLTQSQVQEMSGITTASISRIESGETKHSDIKTIKAIATSLNIPFDIYVPLYIKNEYKPYILFALLQESVKVTTDLSVILHIATQFLNSPQGDSFELMEQLFTATTLSVEDTTIKLALYNCMVEHARSHGIMPFIAQGLYQHYLIVRNDFSNLESTFHTGKAVLSYANFLTMEDQLTLHEQLAVHAFSLMDYAESIQLSKFVVKHDARKGERKANAIFNLCNAYYYLGQYEMSRRYLNECSKYHFLHITDSIKLVNGGISGRTGDIDKGIRQLEQYLTSPSSYNLVYAVIELMDFYMAKQDFESAIRLLQYEAEIKASMEGEHLSPERRARLAYFYMLTGNVWLHNGDVDQAFEYYFRSSSEYAQISLEKKAFESLSYITHAASESANLSHKAIQILHRALTLLSINKAI; translated from the coding sequence ATGCCGACGGCGTCGATGCAATCCATGACTCTTGGCGACCTCATCAAGAAATACAGACTAGATTCCTTTTTAACCCAATCACAAGTGCAGGAAATGTCGGGGATTACGACAGCGAGTATTTCACGAATTGAAAGCGGAGAGACGAAGCACTCTGACATTAAGACGATTAAGGCCATAGCTACAAGTTTGAACATTCCGTTTGATATATACGTCCCACTTTATATCAAGAACGAATATAAGCCCTACATACTTTTTGCACTTCTACAAGAATCGGTTAAAGTCACCACGGATCTATCCGTCATTCTTCATATTGCAACTCAGTTTCTGAATTCACCGCAAGGAGACAGCTTTGAATTAATGGAACAATTATTCACAGCAACAACGCTCTCAGTAGAAGATACCACGATTAAGCTTGCCCTATACAACTGTATGGTTGAACACGCTCGCAGCCACGGTATTATGCCTTTTATCGCGCAAGGCTTATACCAACATTACTTAATTGTACGCAATGATTTTTCTAACTTGGAATCAACTTTCCATACAGGCAAAGCCGTGCTTAGCTACGCTAATTTCTTAACGATGGAAGATCAACTGACCTTGCATGAGCAGTTAGCTGTGCATGCATTTAGTTTGATGGACTATGCTGAATCGATTCAACTAAGCAAATTCGTCGTTAAACATGATGCACGCAAAGGGGAGCGCAAAGCCAACGCGATCTTTAATCTGTGCAACGCCTACTACTATCTAGGTCAGTATGAAATGAGCCGTCGTTATTTGAATGAGTGCAGTAAATATCATTTTCTGCACATTACGGATAGTATTAAGCTTGTTAATGGTGGAATTAGTGGAAGAACAGGGGACATAGACAAAGGAATTCGTCAGTTAGAGCAGTATTTAACAAGCCCGTCTTCCTACAATCTCGTGTACGCGGTTATCGAATTGATGGATTTTTATATGGCCAAACAAGACTTTGAATCTGCAATACGTCTGTTGCAGTATGAAGCAGAGATCAAGGCTTCAATGGAAGGCGAGCACTTGTCACCTGAGCGGCGTGCGAGATTGGCTTACTTCTATATGCTCACAGGAAACGTATGGTTACATAACGGTGATGTTGACCAAGCATTTGAATACTACTTCAGAAGTTCTTCCGAATATGCGCAGATCTCACTAGAGAAGAAAGCCTTCGAAAGTTTATCTTATATTACACATGCAGCAAGTGAATCAGCTAACCTCAGTCATAAAGCGATTCAAATCCTACATCGGGCACTAACCTTATTAAGTATTAACAAAGCCATTTAA